In Halorubellus sp. JP-L1, one DNA window encodes the following:
- the glmM gene encoding phosphoglucosamine mutase, with protein sequence MFGTSGIRGRVGDEVTCALALSVGRAVAAESYERVVVGRDPRESGEMLADAVAAGLREGGADVVRVGQAATPTVARAVGWTDADVGVSVTASHNPAPDNGLKLWTATGRAFDVAQQDAIARRVREDDYDLVGADALGTESRLDDATERHVRALQSAVDADLAGLSVVVDVGNGAGGVTATVLDRLGASVQTLNAQPDGTFPGRPSEPTAEHCGSLSALVAATDADLGIAHDGDADRTMAVTADGEFLPGDVLLAIFATAAAGEGDVVAAPLNTSLAVDDALAEVGASLVHTKVGDGFVAERTEDDDVVFGGEMSGAWIWPDQTKCPDGPLAAVRLGALVADHGPLAELAADVPTYPTCRDSVEVDDKRAVMRYVADAVHADHDPGRVNDRDGVRVDTDDGWFLVRASGTQPLVRVTAEARDADRSDALAARARAYLDDAVAALESEP encoded by the coding sequence ATGTTCGGAACGAGTGGGATTCGGGGTCGCGTCGGCGACGAGGTGACGTGCGCGCTCGCGCTCTCGGTGGGGCGTGCGGTGGCCGCAGAGAGCTACGAGCGCGTGGTCGTGGGGCGAGACCCGCGCGAGAGCGGGGAGATGCTCGCGGACGCCGTCGCCGCAGGGCTCCGCGAGGGCGGCGCCGACGTGGTCCGCGTCGGCCAGGCGGCGACGCCGACGGTCGCGCGCGCCGTCGGCTGGACGGACGCGGACGTGGGCGTATCGGTGACCGCCTCGCACAATCCGGCGCCGGACAACGGCCTCAAACTCTGGACGGCGACGGGGCGGGCGTTCGACGTCGCCCAGCAGGACGCGATCGCGCGCCGCGTCCGCGAGGACGACTACGACCTCGTCGGGGCGGACGCGCTCGGGACCGAGTCCCGACTCGACGATGCGACCGAGCGGCACGTGCGAGCGCTCCAGTCGGCCGTCGACGCGGACCTCGCGGGGCTGTCCGTCGTCGTCGACGTCGGGAACGGTGCCGGCGGCGTCACGGCGACCGTCCTCGACCGGCTCGGTGCGAGCGTCCAGACGCTGAACGCCCAGCCGGACGGGACGTTCCCGGGCCGGCCGAGCGAGCCGACCGCCGAGCACTGTGGGTCGCTGTCAGCGCTCGTCGCCGCGACCGACGCGGACCTCGGCATCGCGCACGACGGCGACGCCGACCGGACGATGGCCGTCACCGCCGACGGAGAGTTCCTTCCTGGCGACGTCCTCCTGGCGATCTTCGCCACCGCGGCCGCCGGCGAGGGCGACGTCGTCGCCGCACCACTGAACACGAGTCTCGCGGTGGACGACGCGCTCGCAGAGGTCGGGGCGTCCCTCGTCCACACGAAGGTCGGCGACGGGTTCGTCGCCGAACGCACCGAGGACGACGACGTCGTCTTCGGCGGCGAGATGAGCGGCGCGTGGATCTGGCCGGACCAGACGAAGTGCCCGGACGGACCGCTGGCGGCGGTGCGACTCGGCGCGCTCGTCGCCGACCACGGCCCGCTCGCGGAGCTGGCCGCGGACGTCCCCACGTACCCGACGTGCCGCGACAGCGTCGAGGTCGACGACAAGCGTGCGGTCATGCGGTACGTCGCCGACGCCGTCCACGCCGACCACGACCCGGGGCGCGTGAACGACCGCGACGGCGTGCGCGTCGACACCGACGACGGCTGGTTCCTCGTGCGCGCCAGCGGGACGCAACCGCTCGTCCGCGTGACCGCGGAGGCGCGCGACGCCGACCGGAGCGACGCCCTCGCCGCCAGGGCCAGGGCGTACCTCGACGACGCCGTCGCGGCGCTCGAGAGCGAGCCGTAA
- a CDS encoding ABC transporter permease, translating to MSRTYVLKRAAVAALSFYAVLTAVFVAVVNVPDPAPAILNYYNVNADQIPALIAAKNGNQPLFDRYVAYLGNLLTLDWGRSVSRVGEVGPPVATLLERHLPYTLVYVVPAVVVGFAASVVLGAYAALERGGYVDRLVQSVGYLAFGVPSFVLAQLSLVVLSAELGLVEFTLGTPEGKYYVPGVPFDIWTVDAMIQFAVVATILTIALVGSQVRYARAQCLEYVSADFVTLARAKGASEWRVMAHVARNAALPLLTLFLDDLVTILVVHVFVLEFVFALPGIGNLGILAVKARDVSTTMGIVVLVAAVGVVANFLQDVGLGAVDPRVDTD from the coding sequence GTGAGTCGAACGTACGTCCTCAAGCGCGCCGCTGTCGCCGCGCTCTCCTTCTACGCTGTACTGACCGCCGTCTTCGTCGCTGTCGTCAACGTCCCCGACCCCGCGCCCGCCATCCTGAACTACTACAACGTGAACGCCGACCAGATCCCGGCGCTCATAGCGGCGAAGAACGGCAACCAGCCGCTGTTCGACCGCTACGTCGCGTACCTCGGGAACCTCCTCACGCTCGACTGGGGGCGCTCCGTGAGTCGGGTCGGAGAGGTCGGCCCACCGGTCGCGACGCTCCTGGAACGACACCTGCCGTACACGCTCGTGTACGTCGTTCCGGCGGTCGTCGTCGGGTTCGCGGCGAGCGTCGTCCTCGGCGCGTACGCCGCGCTCGAACGCGGCGGGTACGTCGACCGCCTCGTCCAGTCCGTCGGCTACCTCGCGTTCGGCGTCCCGAGCTTCGTGCTCGCACAGCTCTCGCTCGTCGTGCTCTCCGCGGAACTCGGCCTCGTCGAGTTCACGCTCGGCACGCCAGAGGGGAAGTACTACGTGCCCGGCGTTCCCTTCGACATCTGGACGGTCGACGCGATGATCCAGTTCGCTGTCGTCGCGACCATCCTGACGATCGCGCTCGTCGGCAGCCAGGTCCGGTACGCGCGCGCCCAGTGCCTCGAATACGTCTCCGCCGACTTCGTGACGCTCGCGCGAGCGAAGGGCGCGAGCGAGTGGCGCGTGATGGCCCACGTCGCCCGGAACGCAGCGCTCCCGCTCCTGACGCTGTTCCTCGACGACCTCGTGACGATCCTCGTCGTGCACGTGTTCGTCCTCGAGTTCGTGTTCGCGCTCCCTGGCATCGGCAACCTCGGCATCCTCGCCGTGAAGGCACGGGACGTCTCGACGACGATGGGCATCGTCGTCCTCGTCGCCGCCGTCGGCGTGGTCGCGAACTTCCTCCAGGACGTCGGCCTCGGCGCAGTCGACCCACGCGTCGACACGGATTGA
- a CDS encoding YhjD/YihY/BrkB family envelope integrity protein gives MSAPSETVERARRADVTFVAAAVAYYWLGSLVPVAVLAFVVVQVAYGSVLADWSVQQLEIALTPAGQDLLHRALLDSTGATGLGVVGTVGLLWGWSRLYRALESAFERVYETDHEESLPARALAACVVVPAICIGMALAAAGVVSTFTGVVWDALLVVAVAFALFPVFVTLPPERPGLRAAVAGSIATAVAWSLLRYAFDLYATYGTFSLAYDLLGGVIFVLTFLYLGALALLVAVSLTATLDS, from the coding sequence GTGAGCGCGCCCTCGGAGACGGTCGAGCGGGCGCGTCGCGCGGACGTGACGTTCGTCGCCGCCGCCGTCGCGTACTACTGGCTCGGGTCGCTCGTCCCCGTGGCCGTCCTCGCGTTCGTCGTCGTCCAGGTCGCGTACGGGAGCGTGCTCGCGGACTGGTCGGTCCAGCAACTCGAGATCGCGCTCACGCCCGCCGGCCAGGACCTCCTCCATCGCGCGCTCCTGGACTCGACCGGCGCGACGGGACTCGGCGTCGTCGGAACCGTCGGCCTCCTCTGGGGGTGGTCCCGTCTCTACCGCGCGCTCGAATCCGCGTTCGAGCGCGTCTACGAGACCGACCACGAGGAGAGTCTGCCCGCGCGCGCACTCGCCGCGTGCGTCGTCGTCCCCGCGATCTGCATCGGGATGGCGCTCGCCGCCGCCGGCGTCGTCTCGACGTTCACGGGCGTCGTCTGGGACGCCCTGCTCGTCGTCGCGGTCGCGTTCGCGCTGTTCCCCGTGTTCGTGACGCTCCCACCGGAACGCCCCGGTCTCCGCGCCGCTGTCGCGGGCTCCATCGCGACCGCCGTCGCGTGGTCGCTCCTCCGGTACGCGTTCGACCTCTACGCGACGTACGGGACGTTCTCGCTCGCGTACGACCTCCTCGGCGGCGTCATCTTCGTCCTCACGTTCCTCTACCTCGGCGCGCTCGCGCTCCTCGTCGCCGTCTCCCTCACCGCGACGCTGGATTCGTAG
- the glyA gene encoding serine hydroxymethyltransferase, protein MDYDRVRETDPDVAAALDGEVTRQQESLAMIASENHVSESVLEAQGSVLTNNYAEGYPGKRYYGGCEFADDVEQLAIDRAKELWGAEYVNVQPHSGSQANMGVYLAVLEPGDKILSLDLTHGGHLSHGHHMNFAGKHYEVEQYELDEESGRLDYEAIREHAEEFDPDVVVSGYSAYPREVDWEAIQDAAEAADAYHLADIAHITGLVAAGEHPNPVGIADFVTGSTHKTIRAGRGGIIMSSDEHADAIDSAIIPGMQGGPMMHNIAGKAVGFGEALEPEFEEYAAQTVANAKALADGLRERGFDLVADGTDNHLVLVDLRPSHPDTTGKTVEEALEDVGIVLNANTVPGETRSPFNPSGFRAGTPALTTRGFGEDEMRTVADCIADVVDHPDDEDVRGEVAEIVNGLCEAHPIYEDLA, encoded by the coding sequence ATGGACTACGACCGCGTTCGCGAGACGGATCCGGATGTGGCGGCGGCGCTCGATGGGGAAGTGACGCGACAGCAGGAGTCGCTCGCGATGATCGCGAGCGAGAACCACGTCTCCGAGTCGGTACTGGAGGCACAGGGGAGCGTCCTCACGAACAACTACGCGGAGGGGTATCCCGGCAAGCGCTACTACGGCGGGTGCGAGTTCGCGGACGACGTCGAGCAGCTCGCGATCGACCGCGCGAAGGAGCTCTGGGGTGCGGAGTACGTGAACGTCCAACCGCACTCGGGGAGTCAGGCGAACATGGGCGTCTACCTCGCGGTGCTGGAGCCCGGCGACAAGATCCTGTCGCTGGACCTCACGCACGGCGGGCACCTGAGTCACGGCCACCACATGAACTTCGCGGGCAAGCACTACGAGGTCGAGCAGTACGAGCTCGATGAGGAGTCCGGGCGCCTGGACTACGAAGCGATCCGCGAGCACGCCGAGGAATTCGACCCGGACGTCGTCGTCTCGGGGTACTCGGCGTACCCCCGCGAGGTCGACTGGGAAGCTATCCAGGACGCCGCCGAGGCCGCGGACGCGTACCACCTCGCGGACATCGCGCACATCACTGGCTTGGTCGCGGCGGGCGAGCACCCGAACCCCGTCGGTATCGCGGACTTCGTGACCGGGTCGACGCACAAGACGATCCGCGCGGGACGGGGCGGCATCATCATGTCGAGCGACGAGCACGCGGACGCGATCGACTCCGCGATCATCCCCGGCATGCAGGGCGGGCCGATGATGCACAACATCGCGGGGAAGGCCGTCGGCTTCGGCGAGGCGCTCGAGCCGGAGTTCGAGGAGTACGCGGCACAGACGGTCGCGAACGCGAAGGCGCTCGCGGACGGCCTGCGCGAGCGCGGGTTCGATCTCGTCGCCGACGGCACGGACAACCACCTCGTGCTCGTCGACCTCCGCCCGAGCCACCCGGACACGACGGGGAAGACCGTCGAGGAGGCCCTCGAGGACGTCGGGATCGTCCTGAACGCGAACACGGTCCCCGGCGAGACGCGGAGTCCGTTCAACCCGTCCGGGTTCCGCGCCGGCACGCCCGCGCTGACGACGCGCGGGTTCGGCGAGGACGAGATGCGGACGGTCGCGGACTGCATCGCGGACGTCGTCGACCACCCCGACGACGAGGACGTGCGCGGCGAGGTCGCGGAGATCGTCAACGGCCTCTGCGAGGCCCACCCGATCTACGAAGACCTGGCCTGA
- a CDS encoding TFIIB-type zinc ribbon-containing protein translates to MEIRGERECTECERRWSYYDTGSVACPDCGSMRSVGLDEDRALHTTTPAEFDLTEARAAWDDRPRDEAVDVVKAACREFVRGNGFVHAGDLVELDGRRIAARELANAVDVVGRTQSFDDESAVEYYLLSLLQGTDAGDRPDASEVPESMRAARGLATAAVVERYRRDVRDWLEATDRDLAPAATDVLTGLESHQKRMQALQGDVDPHDADALYEAARGLNAYLRDGDEDAVVTATERLRRLRD, encoded by the coding sequence ATGGAGATACGCGGCGAGCGAGAGTGCACGGAGTGCGAGCGGCGGTGGTCGTACTACGACACCGGATCGGTCGCGTGCCCCGACTGCGGGAGCATGCGGAGCGTCGGCCTGGACGAGGACCGCGCGCTCCACACGACGACGCCCGCCGAGTTCGACCTGACCGAGGCGCGCGCGGCGTGGGACGACCGACCGCGCGACGAGGCCGTCGACGTCGTGAAGGCGGCGTGCCGCGAGTTCGTGCGCGGGAACGGGTTCGTGCACGCCGGCGACCTCGTCGAACTCGACGGCCGCCGCATCGCGGCGCGCGAACTCGCGAACGCCGTCGACGTCGTCGGTCGCACGCAGTCGTTCGACGACGAGTCGGCCGTCGAGTACTACCTCCTCTCGCTCCTGCAGGGCACCGACGCCGGCGATCGCCCGGACGCCAGCGAGGTCCCAGAGTCGATGCGAGCGGCCCGCGGCCTCGCGACCGCAGCCGTCGTCGAACGGTACCGGCGAGACGTCCGGGACTGGCTCGAAGCCACCGACCGCGACCTCGCTCCGGCCGCGACCGACGTCCTCACCGGCCTCGAGAGCCACCAGAAGCGCATGCAGGCGCTCCAGGGCGACGTCGACCCCCACGACGCCGACGCGCTCTACGAGGCCGCCCGCGGACTGAACGCGTACCTCCGCGACGGCGACGAGGACGCCGTCGTGACCGCGACCGAACGCCTCCGCCGACTCCGCGACTGA
- a CDS encoding tetrahydrofolate dehydrogenase/cyclohydrolase catalytic domain-containing protein: MTDVIDGNALADEIFDGVAAAVDEFEAEGVTPGLATVIMGEDPASQTYVNMKHRDCEQVGVNGIHVEVDGDASQDELVATVEDLNDREDVHAILVQTPLPDHVDEREVMNAIDPMKDADGFHPENVGRLVAGEARFKPCTPHGVQRMLAHAGVETEGADVVIVGRSNIVGKPLANLLVQKADDGNATVTVCHSRTNDLEAKTKAADVVVAAAGVPEFVTGDMLTDGTAVIDVGINRVDADTEKGYELVGDVEFESASEKASVISPVPGGVGPMTRAMLQYNTVKATRLQTGIDATLP, translated from the coding sequence ATGACAGACGTCATCGACGGGAACGCGCTCGCGGACGAGATATTCGACGGCGTGGCAGCGGCAGTCGACGAGTTCGAGGCCGAGGGCGTCACGCCGGGGCTGGCGACGGTAATCATGGGCGAGGACCCCGCGAGCCAGACGTACGTGAACATGAAGCACCGCGACTGCGAGCAGGTGGGCGTGAACGGCATCCACGTCGAGGTCGACGGCGACGCCAGCCAGGACGAGCTCGTCGCGACCGTCGAGGACCTGAACGACCGCGAGGACGTGCACGCCATCCTCGTGCAGACGCCGCTCCCCGACCACGTCGACGAGCGCGAGGTCATGAACGCGATCGACCCGATGAAGGACGCAGACGGCTTCCACCCCGAGAACGTCGGGCGGCTCGTCGCGGGCGAGGCGCGCTTCAAGCCGTGCACGCCCCACGGCGTCCAGCGGATGCTCGCGCACGCCGGCGTCGAGACCGAGGGCGCGGACGTCGTCATCGTCGGTCGCTCGAACATCGTCGGGAAGCCGCTCGCGAACCTCCTCGTGCAGAAGGCCGACGACGGAAACGCGACCGTCACCGTCTGTCACTCCCGGACGAACGACCTCGAGGCGAAGACGAAGGCGGCGGACGTCGTCGTCGCCGCCGCGGGCGTCCCCGAGTTCGTCACGGGCGACATGCTCACCGACGGTACCGCGGTCATCGACGTCGGCATCAACCGCGTGGATGCAGACACGGAGAAGGGCTACGAGCTCGTCGGCGACGTCGAGTTCGAGAGCGCGAGCGAGAAGGCGTCGGTCATCTCGCCGGTCCCCGGTGGCGTCGGCCCGATGACCCGCGCGATGCTCCAGTACAACACCGTCAAGGCGACGCGACTCCAGACGGGCATCGACGCGACGCTCCCGTGA
- a CDS encoding ATP-grasp domain-containing protein, whose amino-acid sequence MPEPTRTGSRNEDADAVVVPAGTTGSALAVVRSLGRHGVRVVVAATEPRHPTFASRYCGESHIVPDPREDVSGYGDALLELARRPNVRTVVPLTEADAHVLSTRRDEFAEHVGTPWPGRERMTLAQDRCRLFERTAAAGVPMPDTSLVGDFDAWDDRYVVKPRYTVVVEDGRTRRLDAAVFEGGTEPSVDAFVAEMGHEPIAQRYVPSDGEFGFFALYDRGRPVRTFQHRRVRSYSYAGGASVYRESYRDPELARAGRRVLDALEWHGPAMVEFRRDARDGTYRLLEVNPRFWGSIPLAVAAGVDFPRAYWLLATDEPNGGVGPVAVDSEPPGATDGGVATDEYDAGVGCHALLGEGSYLLSVARDRYPHATPPSLARASVAVLVSLVAAPNFDVLSLSDPRPFAQLLERTARVVLPGDDRDGRSR is encoded by the coding sequence ATGCCCGAACCGACGCGTACCGGTTCCCGAAACGAGGACGCAGACGCGGTTGTCGTGCCGGCCGGCACGACCGGGAGCGCACTCGCCGTCGTGCGGTCGCTCGGTCGCCACGGCGTCCGCGTCGTCGTCGCCGCAACGGAGCCACGGCATCCGACGTTCGCCTCGCGGTACTGCGGGGAGTCCCATATCGTCCCGGACCCACGCGAGGACGTCTCCGGGTACGGCGACGCCCTCCTCGAACTCGCGCGACGACCGAACGTCCGTACGGTCGTGCCGTTGACGGAGGCCGACGCGCACGTGCTGTCCACGCGCCGCGACGAGTTCGCCGAGCACGTCGGCACGCCGTGGCCGGGCCGCGAACGGATGACGCTCGCGCAGGACCGCTGTCGGCTGTTCGAGCGCACAGCGGCCGCGGGCGTCCCGATGCCCGACACCAGCCTCGTCGGGGACTTCGACGCTTGGGACGACCGGTACGTCGTCAAACCCCGGTACACGGTCGTCGTCGAGGACGGACGAACCCGTCGGCTGGACGCGGCGGTGTTCGAGGGCGGGACGGAGCCGTCCGTCGACGCGTTCGTCGCGGAGATGGGGCACGAACCCATCGCGCAGCGGTACGTCCCGTCCGACGGCGAGTTCGGGTTCTTCGCGCTCTACGACCGCGGGCGGCCCGTGCGGACGTTCCAGCATCGACGCGTCCGGAGCTACTCCTACGCGGGCGGGGCGAGCGTCTACCGGGAGTCGTACCGCGACCCCGAGCTCGCGCGCGCCGGCCGTCGCGTCCTCGACGCGCTGGAGTGGCACGGCCCGGCGATGGTCGAGTTCCGCCGGGACGCCCGCGACGGAACGTACCGGCTCCTGGAGGTGAACCCGCGGTTCTGGGGGTCGATCCCCCTCGCGGTCGCGGCCGGCGTCGACTTCCCACGAGCGTATTGGCTGCTCGCGACCGACGAACCAAACGGTGGCGTCGGCCCGGTCGCCGTCGACAGCGAACCACCTGGAGCGACGGACGGTGGCGTCGCCACCGACGAGTACGACGCCGGCGTCGGCTGCCACGCGCTCCTCGGCGAGGGCAGCTACCTCCTGAGCGTCGCAAGGGACCGATACCCCCACGCCACGCCGCCGTCGCTCGCCCGAGCGTCCGTTGCCGTCCTCGTCTCGCTCGTCGCGGCACCCAACTTCGACGTGCTCTCGCTCTCGGACCCGCGGCCGTTCGCCCAGCTCCTCGAGCGCACCGCCCGCGTGGTCTTACCCGGCGACGACCGAGACGGCCGATCGAGGTGA